One Spirochaetota bacterium genomic window carries:
- a CDS encoding metalloregulator ArsR/SmtB family transcription factor, which produces MKNNNFEICKNVIIHNDLVSKAKKNMPNDQLISEISEFFKVFSDPTRLKIVNTLFYSEMCVCDIASVLGMNISAISHQLRLLKQANLVKYRKDGKVVYYSLKDNHVKQIYKQGFLHITEKKE; this is translated from the coding sequence ATGAAAAACAATAATTTTGAAATTTGTAAAAATGTAATAATCCATAATGATTTAGTCTCAAAAGCCAAAAAAAATATGCCAAATGATCAATTAATCTCAGAAATAAGTGAATTTTTTAAGGTTTTCAGTGATCCTACAAGATTAAAAATAGTAAATACTTTATTCTATTCAGAAATGTGCGTCTGTGATATAGCTTCTGTTTTAGGAATGAATATTTCAGCAATTTCGCATCAACTAAGATTACTAAAACAAGCAAATCTTGTAAAATATAGAAAAGATGGAAAAGTAGTTTATTATTCTCTTAAAGATAACCATGTTAAACAAATTTATAAACAGGGATTTTTGCATATTACAGAAAAAAAGGAGTAA
- a CDS encoding heavy metal translocating P-type ATPase: MNKFKLENLDCPKCAYKLEESLKKLKFVKSVSIDFATLSILIDTSDIKKVQKEIDKIEPGVKIIISKKEENEIYESFNPKKELTFISIIFVFYLLGLIFNKQMETIPYHIPEYILFLTIYILSGWKVILKAVKNLFKGGIFNENFLMTIATLGAIAIHELPEASGVMLFYKVGEFLQDLSVNRSRKLIKSLLEIKPNYANLVTSNEVKKVSPEEVKIGDKVIVKPGEKIPLDGIVVSGNTQVDTSALTGESKQKVIKERDTVLAGMINKSGLITMEVTKPFNESSINKILELVENAIHKKAKTERFFTKFAKYYTPIIVIIALLTAILPPLLIPDQSFIKWIYRSLVILVISCPCALVVSIPLAYFSGIGGASKKGILIKGSNYLDALNSVKTIVFDKTGTITKGVFKVTDIVPYNGYTKEQLLEISAEAEFSSNHPIALSIKESYGKEIDINIIQEFHEIGGQGIKAKINNKIVLIGNDHLMHEYNIDHDTCHISGTIAHVAIDNKYAGYIIISDEIKNDSIEAVNKLKSLGIKNLIMLTGDNKDIADEVSRKIGIKEYYAELLPENKVSILEKLMNQKDKKDKIIFVGDGINDAPVLARADIGISMGNLGSDAAIETSDIVIMDDSLTKISEAIKIAKKTKIILIQNIIFALGIKVLFIFLGFIGIATMWEAVFGDMGVAIIAIFNSTRALKD, encoded by the coding sequence ATGAATAAATTTAAATTAGAAAATTTAGATTGCCCAAAATGTGCTTATAAATTAGAGGAATCTCTTAAAAAATTGAAATTTGTAAAATCAGTTTCTATAGATTTTGCTACTCTTTCTATACTTATTGACACCTCTGATATCAAAAAAGTTCAAAAAGAGATTGATAAAATAGAACCTGGAGTAAAAATAATAATTTCAAAAAAAGAAGAAAATGAGATTTATGAAAGTTTCAATCCCAAAAAAGAACTAACTTTTATCTCAATAATATTTGTTTTTTATTTATTAGGATTAATTTTTAATAAACAAATGGAAACTATACCTTATCACATTCCTGAGTACATTTTATTTTTAACTATTTATATATTATCAGGATGGAAAGTTATATTAAAAGCAGTAAAAAACCTTTTTAAAGGCGGTATTTTTAATGAAAATTTTTTGATGACAATTGCTACATTAGGAGCAATAGCTATTCATGAATTGCCAGAAGCTTCAGGGGTTATGCTATTCTACAAAGTTGGCGAATTTCTTCAAGATTTATCTGTAAATAGATCAAGAAAATTAATAAAATCTCTACTTGAAATAAAACCTAATTATGCAAATTTAGTTACTTCAAACGAAGTAAAAAAGGTATCACCAGAAGAAGTTAAAATAGGGGACAAAGTAATTGTTAAACCTGGAGAAAAGATTCCTTTAGATGGAATTGTAGTTTCTGGAAACACTCAGGTTGACACATCTGCATTAACAGGTGAATCTAAACAAAAAGTTATTAAAGAAAGGGATACAGTACTAGCTGGAATGATTAACAAATCGGGATTAATAACAATGGAAGTAACTAAACCTTTCAATGAGTCTTCAATTAATAAAATCTTGGAATTAGTTGAAAATGCAATACATAAAAAAGCTAAAACAGAAAGATTTTTTACTAAATTTGCAAAATATTATACACCTATAATTGTAATAATAGCTTTATTAACTGCTATTTTACCTCCACTTTTAATTCCAGACCAAAGTTTTATAAAGTGGATCTATCGTTCTTTAGTTATTCTTGTCATATCATGTCCATGTGCACTTGTAGTTAGTATTCCTCTTGCTTATTTTAGTGGTATTGGTGGTGCTTCTAAAAAGGGAATATTAATAAAAGGCTCAAATTACCTTGATGCATTAAATTCAGTAAAAACTATAGTTTTTGATAAAACAGGAACAATAACTAAAGGTGTGTTTAAAGTTACCGATATTGTTCCTTACAATGGTTATACTAAGGAACAACTTTTAGAAATATCTGCAGAAGCAGAATTTAGCTCAAATCATCCAATTGCTCTATCTATAAAAGAATCATATGGCAAAGAAATAGATATAAATATCATTCAAGAATTTCACGAAATTGGTGGACAAGGTATAAAAGCTAAAATTAATAACAAAATTGTACTTATTGGTAATGACCATTTAATGCATGAATATAACATAGATCATGACACTTGTCATATTTCAGGAACTATTGCTCATGTTGCAATAGATAATAAATATGCTGGATACATTATAATTAGTGATGAAATTAAAAATGATTCTATTGAAGCTGTTAATAAGTTAAAAAGTTTAGGAATTAAGAATTTAATTATGTTAACAGGTGATAATAAAGATATAGCTGATGAAGTATCTAGAAAAATTGGTATAAAAGAATATTATGCTGAACTATTACCAGAGAATAAAGTTTCTATTTTAGAAAAATTAATGAATCAAAAAGATAAAAAAGATAAAATTATTTTTGTTGGTGATGGTATCAATGATGCCCCCGTTCTTGCAAGAGCTGATATTGGGATATCCATGGGAAACCTTGGTTCAGATGCTGCCATTGAAACTTCCGATATTGTAATTATGGATGATTCTCTAACCAAAATTTCTGAAGCAATTAAAATAGCTAAAAAAACAAAGATAATCCTAATTCAAAATATAATTTTCGCTCTTGGAATAAAAGTTTTATTTATATTTTTAGGGTTCATAGGAATAGCTACAATGTGGGAAGCAGTTTTTGGAGATATGGGGGTAGCAATAATAGCAATATTTAATTCAACAAGAGCATTAAAAGATTAA
- a CDS encoding anaerobic ribonucleoside-triphosphate reductase activating protein, with amino-acid sequence MNRNEFEIESRKFKKKIIAGILPLSLNDYPGEIASVIFFQGCNLNCFYCHNRELIKEKEGNFDIEYALSFIKMRKNFITAVVLSGGEPLVHWRILPSFIKEIKNIRKDLKIKLDTNGVFLDKLGEMIQSKDISLDKIAIDIKGDQKFYEGSLKNKDFYFHIEKLIDFINNLLDQQINRNRIILRSTIFSPVFNKDFLIYLFSKIKGNVNFYFQSMKNVGEFDKFNKINKWEFYNLINNNFVYKIILEKKFNIFYDLVKIIS; translated from the coding sequence ATGAATCGAAATGAATTTGAAATAGAAAGTAGAAAATTTAAAAAAAAAATAATAGCCGGAATTTTACCACTTTCTTTAAATGATTATCCAGGGGAAATTGCATCTGTTATTTTTTTTCAAGGATGTAACTTAAACTGTTTTTATTGTCATAACAGAGAACTTATAAAGGAGAAAGAGGGAAACTTTGATATTGAATATGCGCTCTCATTTATTAAAATGAGAAAAAACTTTATAACTGCAGTTGTTTTATCTGGTGGAGAACCTTTAGTTCATTGGAGAATATTACCATCTTTTATAAAAGAGATAAAAAATATCAGAAAAGATTTAAAAATAAAACTTGATACAAATGGTGTTTTTCTTGATAAATTAGGGGAAATGATTCAGAGTAAAGACATTTCTTTAGATAAGATTGCTATTGATATAAAAGGAGATCAAAAATTTTATGAAGGAAGTTTAAAAAATAAGGATTTTTATTTTCATATTGAAAAATTAATTGATTTTATAAATAATCTTTTAGATCAGCAAATTAATAGAAATAGAATCATTTTAAGGTCAACAATATTTTCTCCGGTTTTTAATAAAGATTTCTTGATATACCTATTTTCAAAAATAAAAGGGAATGTTAACTTCTATTTTCAATCAATGAAAAATGTAGGTGAATTTGATAAATTTAATAAAATCAACAAATGGGAATTTTATAACTTAATTAATAATAATTTTGTTTATAAAATTATATTAGAAAAAAAATTTAATATCTTTTATGATCTTGTAAAAATAATTTCTTAA